In a genomic window of Glycine max cultivar Williams 82 chromosome 13, Glycine_max_v4.0, whole genome shotgun sequence:
- the LOC100499906 gene encoding BI1-like protein-like (The RefSeq protein has 2 substitutions compared to this genomic sequence), which produces MFEPQQLYTRAKTEEFDLESGETLYPGLSVGENQLRWGFIRKVYGILSAQIVLTTLVSVTTVFYTPINDLLKGNSTLLLILLFLPFIFLIPLLKYQQKHPHNYILLALFTVSISSTIGVTCANTDGKIVLEALILTSAVVSSLTGYAFWASKKGKDFSFLGPILFTSLITLILTGMMQMFFPLGPTAHAIYGAIGAMIFSGYIVYDTDNLIKRFTYDEYIGASVTLYLDILNLFLSTLRILTEANN; this is translated from the exons atgtttgAGCCACAACAGCTATACACTCGCGCGAAGACCGAGGAATTCGACCTCGAATCAGGAGAAACCCTCTACCCAGGGCTGAGCGTCGGCGAGAACCAGCTCCGATGGGGTTTCATCCGCAAGGTCTACGGCATCCTCTCCGCGCAGATCGTCCTCACCACCCTCGTCTCCGTCACCACCGTTTTCTATACTCCAATCAATGACCTCCTCAAGGGCAATTCCACCCTCCTCCTCATCCTCCTCTTCCTTCCCTTCATCT TTTTGATTCCCCTGTTGAAGTACCAGCAGAAGCATCCTCATAATTACATCTTGCTTGCACTCTTCACCGTGTCGATCAGTTCCACCATCGGAGTCACCTGTGCCAACACCGAcg GGAAAATTGTGCTTGAGGCTTTGATTTTGACCTCCGCTGTGGTTTCATCTCTTACTGGCTATGCCTTTTGGGCGTCCAAGAAGGGCAAGGATTTTAGCTTCCTTGGCCCAATATTGTTCACCTCCCTCATTACTCTCATCCTCACTGGCATGATGCAG ATGTTCTTCCCTCTTGGACCTACTGCCCATGCTATCTATGGTGCAATTGGTGCTATGATATTCTCTGGCTACATTGTGTATGACACTGACAACCTGATCAAGCGTTTCACTTATGATGAGTACATTGGAGCCTCTGTTACTCTTTATCTTGACATACTCAACCTCTTCCTTTCCATCTTAAGGATCCTCAGGGAGGCAAATAATTAG
- the LOC100817191 gene encoding protein DOS2, producing the protein MNFFKSVFADEPDEPDSPPAESDNPDPPQSHHDSAWSFGGLIQTLASKSESVLENYRRDLEEFGSGLRKETAVIREAASRAVQDLPASLDVGASVAQESLESVGQAIDDIGSTVWNSTAQIISHGRDSLLASDFDSDSFDSSNYDNNNASKKLLSGSGSSDRGLDLKRYSRFDTLVRALQCDVNTYLEEPEDLGNFNEWKLGFEVNEKSEEIRNLIEENEVVDEIYEKVVPSRIDDESFWSRYFYRLDKLRQAEDTRAKLVKRAISGDEEEDLTWDFDDDDEGGNDGYEPLGDTRSVSEVKEGKSGDGAMDGGDVENVQAGKKDDGKVVENVQIRKKDLEIEDDGKSVSAPELKTDVDDKSENVSSNVPENVSSSGDKLDVKCEEKEASEGKTDNDNNGSCKDSDISVVSSQPSMPGEEDIGWDEIEDIESNDESKGATSRIDLRKRLSVADEDEDLSWDIEDDDEAAK; encoded by the coding sequence ATGAACTTTTTCAAGTCCGTCTTCGCCGACGAGCCCGACGAGCCCGACTCTCCTCCGGCCGAATCGGACAACCCCGATCCGCCTCAGAGCCACCACGACTCCGCGTGGAGCTTCGGCGGCCTCATCCAAACCCTCGCCTCGAAATCCGAGTCCGTCCTCGAGAACTACCGTCGCGATCTCGAGGAATTCGGGTCCGGTTTGAGGAAGGAAACGGCGGTGATACGCGAAGCCGCCTCACGCGCCGTCCAAGACCTGCCGGCGTCGCTGGACGTCGGTGCGTCGGTGGCGCAGGAGTCGCTTGAGTCCGTCGGCCAAGCCATCGATGACATTGGCAGCACCGTTTGGAACTCGACAGCGCAGATTATCTCTCACGGTAGGGACTCTCTCTTAGCCTCTGATTTCGATTCCGATTCTTTCGATTCGAGCAATTACGATAATAACAATGCTAGCAAGAAACTGTTGAGCGGTAGTGGTAGCAGTGATCGTGGTTTGGATTTGAAACGGTATAGTAGGTTTGATACGCTGGTGCGTGCGCTTCAGTGTGATGTGAATACCTATTTGGAAGAGCCTGAGGATTTGGGGAATTTCAATGAGTGGAAATTAGGGTTTGAGGTGAATGAGAAGAGTGAGGAGATTCGGAATTTGATTGAAGAGAATGAAGTTGTTGATGAGATTTATGAGAAGGTTGTGCCTAGTAGGATTGATGATGAGAGTTTCTGGAGCAGGTATTTTTATAGGCTGGATAAGCTGAGGCAAGCTGAGGATACGAGGGCTAAGCTCGTGAAGCGTGCAATTTCCGGGGATGAAGAGGAGGATTTGACCTGggattttgatgatgatgatgaaggtgGTAATGATGGGTATGAGCCTTTAGGTGATACCCGTAGCGTTTCAGAGGTGAAGGAGGGAAAATCTGGTGACGGTGCCATGGATGGTGGTGATGTTGAGAATGTTCAGGCTGGGAAGAAGGATGATGGCAAGGTTGTTGAGAATGTTCAGATTAGGAAGAAGGATTTGGAGATAGAGGATGATGGAAAGAGTGTTTCTGCTCCTGAattgaaaactgatgttgatGATAAGTCGGAGAATGTGTCATCTAATGTACCTGAGAATGTAAGTAGCAGTGGAGATAAGTTGGATGTTAAATGTGAAGAGAAAGAGGCATCAGAAGGGAAGACAGATAACGATAACAATGGTTCGTGCAAAGACAGTGATATTTCAGTTGTTTCAAGCCAGCCTTCAATGCCTGGGGAAGAAGACATTGGCTGGGATGAAATTGAAGATATTGAAAGCAATGATGAGAGTAAAGGGGCCACAAGTAGGATTGATTTGCGGAAGAGATTGAGTGTGGCAGACGAAGATGAGGATCTGAGTTGGGatattgaagatgatgatgaggcTGCCAAATAA